AAAACTGTATAAATTTGCTAGGAACTTGATGTGTTAACCAAACCCCATTTTTAGATTTATAAAATTCGTAACCTTCACGAAACATCAAACCTGAGTTGATCACCAAGATTATTGGTTTTCCTCTTCTGCTTCCAACTTTTGTGGCTGTTATTAAGTCTTCACTTAAATGTACATGTTGTCTGTTCATTTTTTGAAGGCCATTTGCTTTTATAGATTCTAAAAACTTTTCAACGGTTCCATGATATAAATTTTCTGGTGGCTCAATAGCTTCAAACTCCAGATTTATATTCTTAATAGAATGACCTTGATTCGCCCTAATTTTAGATTTATCTTCATTAAAACTAAAGCGTTGTTTATCATTTTCTGCCACTACTTTTTCTAAATCTGATATCGAAAAATGCATTCGTCTTTTTTTCGATTTATGAATTAATTCTTCAACATCTGCCCATCCATTTTCATCTAAATTCAAACCAATTGTTTCTGGTTGATGTCGTAACAGCAGACTTAGAAAT
This genomic window from Tenacibaculum sp. 190524A05c contains:
- a CDS encoding RNA 2'-phosphotransferase, whose amino-acid sequence is MNEKEIKRISKFLSLLLRHQPETIGLNLDENGWADVEELIHKSKKRRMHFSISDLEKVVAENDKQRFSFNEDKSKIRANQGHSIKNINLEFEAIEPPENLYHGTVEKFLESIKANGLQKMNRQHVHLSEDLITATKVGSRRGKPIILVINSGLMFREGYEFYKSKNGVWLTHQVPSKFIQF